A single Arcobacter sp. FWKO B DNA region contains:
- the nuoD gene encoding NADH dehydrogenase (quinone) subunit D produces MQHVNKLRPFFENISFERDDNTMIVNFGPQHPSAHGQLRLILELQGEEVVKAVPDIGYLHRGMEKMAENMIYNEFLPTTDRMDYIAATSNNYGFALAVEQLLGIEVPRRAEVIRTMLVELNRIISHLFWLATHALDVGAMSVFLYAFREREFAMDLMEDYCGARLTHSAVRIGGVPLDLPKGWIEDLAKYIDLVVEQVSMYEGLLTENRIWKMRLENVGIISPEMAKSWGCSGITLRGSGIKWDLRKEMPYGLYPELEFDVPVSYACDSYGRYLCYMEEMRQSAKILRQLIDMYKDTNSQLMAHAPQYISAPKEQLMTQNYSLMQHFVLVTQGMRPPVGEVYVATESPKGELGYYICSDGSPYPYRIKLRAPSFWHTGILQDLLPKHQLADVVTIIGSLNIVFGEIDR; encoded by the coding sequence ATGCAACATGTAAATAAACTAAGACCATTTTTTGAAAATATCTCTTTTGAAAGAGATGACAATACAATGATCGTAAACTTTGGTCCACAGCACCCTTCAGCTCATGGACAATTAAGACTGATCTTAGAGCTTCAAGGTGAAGAGGTAGTAAAAGCTGTTCCAGATATTGGATACTTGCACCGTGGTATGGAAAAAATGGCTGAAAATATGATTTATAATGAATTCTTGCCTACAACGGATAGAATGGATTATATAGCAGCTACTTCAAATAACTATGGATTTGCTTTAGCAGTTGAGCAACTTTTAGGTATAGAAGTACCTAGAAGAGCTGAAGTTATAAGAACGATGCTTGTAGAGCTTAATAGAATAATTTCACATCTATTTTGGTTAGCAACTCATGCACTAGATGTTGGTGCAATGTCTGTTTTTCTTTATGCATTTAGAGAAAGAGAATTTGCTATGGACTTAATGGAAGATTACTGTGGAGCAAGACTTACACACTCTGCTGTTAGAATTGGTGGTGTTCCACTTGACCTTCCAAAAGGTTGGATTGAAGATTTAGCAAAATACATAGACTTAGTTGTAGAACAAGTATCAATGTATGAAGGGCTTTTAACAGAAAATAGAATCTGGAAAATGAGACTTGAAAATGTAGGTATCATATCTCCTGAAATGGCAAAAAGCTGGGGATGTTCTGGAATTACTCTAAGAGGTAGTGGTATTAAATGGGATTTAAGAAAAGAGATGCCTTATGGATTATATCCAGAGCTTGAATTTGATGTACCAGTATCATATGCATGTGATAGTTATGGAAGATATTTATGCTATATGGAAGAGATGAGACAATCAGCTAAAATACTAAGACAACTTATTGATATGTATAAAGATACTAACTCACAACTTATGGCACATGCACCACAATATATCTCTGCACCAAAAGAGCAACTAATGACACAAAATTACTCTTTAATGCAACATTTTGTTCTAGTAACTCAAGGTATGAGACCACCAGTAGGTGAAGTATATGTGGCAACAGAGTCTCCAAAGGGTGAACTTGGATATTATATTTGTAGTGATGGAAGTCCATATCCATACAGAATAAAGCTTAGAGCACCAAGTTTTTGGCATACAGGTATTTTACAAGACTTACTTCCTAAACATCAATTAGCCGATGTTGTTACAATTATAGGAAGTTTAAATATCGTTTTTGGTGAAATAGATAGATAG
- a CDS encoding NADH-ubiquinone oxidoreductase subunit E family protein — MKRYDLRPLKDNFYNRMFDLIKNDIDEGENAIFLFEIGDFSPIQKVADMVKENNYTLMNSLKFNEVDWTVVIKKEAPAVVETVQEASVEE; from the coding sequence ATGAAAAGATATGATTTAAGACCGTTAAAAGACAACTTCTATAATAGAATGTTTGATCTTATTAAAAACGATATAGATGAAGGTGAGAATGCAATATTTTTATTTGAAATAGGTGATTTTTCTCCAATTCAAAAAGTTGCTGATATGGTAAAAGAAAATAACTACACTTTAATGAACTCTTTAAAATTTAATGAAGTAGATTGGACAGTTGTTATAAAAAAAGAAGCACCTGCGGTAGTAGAAACAGTTCAAGAAGCAAGTGTTGAAGAGTAA